A window of the Fusarium poae strain DAOMC 252244 chromosome 3, whole genome shotgun sequence genome harbors these coding sequences:
- a CDS encoding hypothetical protein (BUSCO:12567at5125) → MIRTLDINSVLPSPDSPPGMTTSKSSKTSSFQSYDSDDASVMADIGHFEEIGLDDDSVTLKSPSKVDVRPSLPKAHSSRSLVAGKTASKARPPFPTLETNVYTSNPRSTNLSALTEPLSATRPKTLTSPSSASLTFNRRRSPSPASSLNPRDPRDPSFPSKPRRSSWQTARERKSFTDLERECDEDDGDDIPDGMFLDNVPLSPRPMQERTPSRPPSTSPSPNRSKERVRSVGNGTPAVAQASGSLRSPTWKTDTPRSPAQTRAQSWNAALAELNAEAKTLTEKLEEHADEMVEQHIKRPANQRPNTWNASRRSADMYEKKQRVKSTPELPPLRKTNIMIDPLPVSKEKEAVLSRTRPSWLPPKDPAEERRHLKEYQKMMAASAKAEERREASRRAKIEGRDSTADNLMQIWERDVIPRWNEAIRERRTRELWWKGIAPRSRGVIWGRAIGNELGLSETSFKAALARAQEIEARVKDDKGDAEDARRARWFQEIRKDASDNTWPDLRIFDVEGPLHQSLVDVLSAYAMYRSDIGYVRGCNTIAALLLLNLPDVPSAFVALANVLNRPLPLSFYTGDPGAQASAFNLAMQTLSIKSAPLHAHLTKKIPTAELEQSLSGILTAVFTQHLAIDEAARLWDVYVFEGDALLIRATVALLLSREMTLLGAKTAEEVKTILNERNAKVSAARVAGEVGAEDKFMMSVREAGKA, encoded by the exons ATGATTCGCACTCTTGATATCAACAGCGTTCTGCCCAGTCCCGACTCTCCACCAGGAATGACCACCTCAAAGAGCTCAAAGACCTCATCTTTCCAATCTTATGACAGCGACGATGCTAGTGTCATGGCTGACATTGGCCATTTCGAAGAGATTGGTCTTGACGACGATAGCGTCACCCTCAAAAGCCCATCAAAAGTCGACGTTCGCCCTAGTCTCCCCAAGGCTCACTCAAGTCGATCTCTCGTAGCTGGCAAGACCGCTTCCAAAGCTCGACCGCCCTTCCCAACTCTCGAGACGAACGTATACACCTCCAACCCACGAAGCACCAATCTGAGCGCATTGACGGAGCCCCTTTCTGCTACGCGCCCAAAGACCTTGACCAGCCCGTCCTCTGCCTCTCTCACATTCAATCGACGCCGGAGCCCGAGTCCTGCATCCTCACTCAACCCGAGGGATCCGAGAGACCCCAGTTTCCCTTCAAAGCCCCGTCGAAGCAGCTGGCAGACCGCCCGTGAACGCAAATCTTTTACTGATCTCGAGCGAGAATGTGATGAGGATGACGGTGACGATATTCCCGATGGCATGTTTCTGGATAACGTGCCGCTATCCCCTCGACCTATGCAGGAGCGAACTCCCAGCAGGCCACCGTCCACATCGCCCTCCCCGAATCGATCCAAGGAACGGGTTCGAAGTGTCGGAAACGGAACACCTGCTGTAGCACAAGCTTCGGGCTCTCTTCGTTCCCCAACCTGGAAGACCGATACCCCTCGCAGTCCCGCCCAGACACGAGCGCAGAGCTGGAACGCAGCATTGGCGGAACTGAATGCCGAAGCCAAAACTCTGACCGAAAAGCTCGAAGAGCACGCTGATGAGATGGTTGAACAACACATCAAGCGCCCCGCGAACCAACGTCCCAATACTTGGAATGCATCTCGACGTTCTGCCGACATGTACGAGAAGAAGCAGCGCGTCAAGTCAACGCCTGAGCTGCCACCTCTTCGCAAAACCAACATCATGATTGACCCTCTTCCTGTTTCCAAGGAAAAAGAAGCTGTCTTGAGCCGTACGCGCCCATCATGGTTGCCGCCCAAGGATCCCGCCGAGGAACGTCGACACTTGAAGGAATATCAGAAAATGATGGCAGCCAGTGCAAAGGCTGAAGAGCGACGCGAAGCCTCCCGAAGAGCCAAGATCGAAGGACGAGACAGCACGGCCGACAATCTGATGCAAATTTGGGAGAGGGACGTTATTCCGCGATGGAACGAGGCCATCCGAGAGCGTAGGACAAGAGAACTCTGGTGGAAGGGCATCGCGCCCCGTAGCCGAGGTGTCATATGGGGTCGAGCGATCGGTAACGAACTCGGTCTTTCAGAAACATCGTTCAAAGCAGCTCTTGCGAGAGCCCAAGAAATCGAGGCCAGAGTCAAGGACGACAAGGGTGACGCGGAGGATGCCAGAAGGGCAAGGTGGTTTCAAGAAATTCGAAAAGATGCCTCGGACAACACATGGCCGGATCTCCGGATCTTCGATGTCGAGGGGCCTTTGCACCAAAGTCTCGTCGACGTGCTGAGTGCTTATGCCATGTACAGGAGTGATATTGGTTATGTTCGGGGTTGCAAT ACAATTGCTGCCCTGCTGCTCCTCAACCTACCCGATGTCCCGTCCGCATTCGTCGCACTCGCCAATGTGCTCAACCGCCCGTTACCTCTGTCCTTTTACACTGGCGACCCAGGCGCACAAGCTTCCGCATTCAACCTTGCCATGCAGACGCTGTCTATCAAGTCAGCGCCTCTGCACGCGCACCTTACCAAAAAGATCCCAACTGCCGAACTCGAACAATCCTTGTCGGGAATTCTGACAGCCGTATTCACACAACATCTGGCCATTGACGAAGCCGCCCGGCTATGGGATGTGTACGTCTTTGAGGGCGATGCTCTCTTGATTCGAGCTACCGTGGCGCTTCTTCTCAGCCGAGAGATGACGCTACTCGGCGCCAAAACGGCTGAAGAAGTCAAGACAATCCTTAACGAAAGAAATGCCAAGGTCTCTGCCGCCAGAGTTGCTGGCGAAGTGGGTGCCGAGGACAAATTTATGATGTCAGTCCGTGAGGCAGGAAAAGCTTAG